A genome region from Glycine max cultivar Williams 82 chromosome 5, Glycine_max_v4.0, whole genome shotgun sequence includes the following:
- the LOC100792716 gene encoding uncharacterized protein → MESEAVLNLFDSCWFEVNILKTNSSPHTSITSYKESLDYEIKEEEEEPKLPLIRTSHTRSMSDQLSMITTSFNHDSLSPDSVLLLHPKLQIILSGKEATDSESDEVLCPKKNKKISSNGTRKRRESKSLSDLEFEELKGFMDLGFVFSEEDKDSSLASIIPGLQRLGKKEEEKEEDDDCDEISVPRPYLSEAWEVQECDRRKKENPLVNWKMPAINNETDMKESLRWWAHTVASTVR, encoded by the coding sequence ATGGAATCGGAGGCTGTCTTGAACCTCTTTGATTCTTGCTGGTTTGAGGTTAACATTTTGAAGACAAATTCAAGTCCTCACACATCAATTACAAGTTATAAAGAAAGTTTAGATTatgagataaaagaagaagaagaagaaccaaaGCTACCCTTGATCCGAACCAGCCACACCAGATCCATGAGTGACCAATTATCCATGATAACGACAAGCTTCAACCATGATTCTCTGTCACCAGACTCAGTGCTTCTTCTCCATCCAAAGCTCCAAATCATTCTCTCAGGAAAAGAAGCCACTGACTCAGAATCTGATGAGGTGTTGTGtcccaagaagaacaaaaaaatctCAAGCAATGGAACTAGGAAGAGGAGGGAGAGCAAGAGTTTGTCAGACCTTGAATTTGAGGAGCTAAAAGGGTTCATGGATCTGGGTTTTGTTTTCTCAGAGGAGGATAAAGACTCAAGCTTGGCTTCAATTATTCCTGGGTTGCAAAGGCTAGGGAAaaaggaagaggaaaaagaagaagatgatgattgtGATGAGATAAGTGTTCCAAGGCCTTACCTTTCTGAAGCATGGGAGGTTCAGGAATGTGataggagaaaaaaagagaacccTTTGGTGAATTGGAAAATGCCTGCTATCAACAATGAAACTGACATGAAAGAAAGTCTCAGATGGTGGGCTCACACTGTTGCTTCCACTGTCAGATGA